From a single Nicotiana tabacum cultivar K326 chromosome 8, ASM71507v2, whole genome shotgun sequence genomic region:
- the LOC142163181 gene encoding uncharacterized protein LOC142163181 → MDNAKTIETPIATAIRLDIDKSGTPVDEKKCRGMISSLIYLTASRPDIVYSVGLWAKFQSNSKKSTLGIAYFLGSRLISWVSKKQNCVAILTAGPEYTCMHDVDSKAWMSNLMIKVWTRKGFTANIEEISQRTRLFDTQVPTNFALHEPILITLVIKSGSGSKTIKS, encoded by the exons ATGGACAATGCTAAAACAATTGAAACTCCAATTGCTACTGCAATCAGGTTGGATATCGATAAATCTGGAACACCTGTTGATGAAAAGAAGTGTAGAGGTATGATTTCTTCCTTGATCTACTTGACCGCAAGTAGGCCTGATATTGTGTATAGTGTGGGGTTGTGGGCAAAATTCCAATCCAATTCAAA GAAGAGCACATTAGGAATAGCCTATTTTCTTGGATCACGTTTAATATCATGGGTATCTAAGAAACAAAATTGTGTGGCTATATTAACTGCTGGACCTGA GTATACATGCATGCATGACGTGGATTCTAAGGCATGGATGAGTAATCTGATGATAAAAGTCTGGACAAGAAAAGGTTTCACAGCCAACATTGAGGAAATAAGTCAAAGAACCCGGTTGTTTGACACCCAG GTTCCTACCAATTTTGCACTCCATGAACCAATCCTAATAACCCTAGTAATTAAAAGTGGATCAGGTTCCAAAACCATCAAGTCATAG